In Esox lucius isolate fEsoLuc1 chromosome 6, fEsoLuc1.pri, whole genome shotgun sequence, the following proteins share a genomic window:
- the LOC105029712 gene encoding cytochrome P450 1B1 translates to MAMQVIFEEMTQPSPRGILLASLTFLFAMHLWRRIRRTLDVHGPPGPFAWPVIGNAVELGKSPHLYFTRMSRKYGDVFQIKLGCRDVVVLNGDAIKQALIKKGFDFAGRPDFASFKYISNGDSMAFGTFSECWKMHRKVAQSTVRMFSTSNNNTKKSFENHVVCEVRELLHIFLKKTKEHQYFQPNTYLVVSTANIMTAVCFGKRYSYDDAEFAQVVGRNDQFTQTVGAGSMVDVMPWLQYFPNPIKTIFENFKDLNREFSKFIINKVVEHRKTIHSSTIRDMTDAFIMALDKQDSSSRISPGKDYVPPTIGDIFGASQDTLSTALQWIILILVRFPHIQLRLQEEVDKVVDRRRLPTIEDQPQLPYVMAFIYEVMRFTSFLPLTIPHSTIVDTDIMGYTIPKDTVIFINQWSSNHDSTKWTQPETFDPLRFLDHSGSLNKDRASSVLIFSLGKRRCIGEELSKMQMFLFTSLLVHQVHFSPDPDNPLSIDYTYGLTLKPNNFYIAVNLRDSIEVLEESQGNLGISQSDRE, encoded by the exons ATGGCTATGCAGGTTATATTCGAGGAGATGACCCAGCCATCGCCACGGGGTATTTTATTGGCATCTTTGACTTTTCTCTTTGCCATGCACCTGTGGCGCAGGATCAGACGCACCTTGGACGTACATGGCCCGCCTGGACCGTTCGCTTGGCCAGTCATTGGGAACGCAGTTGAGCTTGGCAAAAGTCCTCACCTCTATTTCACTCGCATGTCACGGAAATATGGGGATGTCTTTCAAATAAAACTCGGCTGCCGGGATGTTGTGGTGCTGAATGGCGACGCAATCAAGCAAGCACTAATCAAAAAGGGATTTGATTTTGCAGGTAGACCGGACTTTGCctcttttaaatacatttccaatGGCGATAGCATGGCTTTTGGTACATTCAGCGAATGTTGGAAAATGCACCGAAAGGTGGCTCAGTCTACTGTTCGGATGTTTTCCACCAGCAACAACAATACCAAAAAGTCTTTCGAAAACCACGTTGTCTGTGAAGTTAGGGAGCTGCTGCACATTTTCCTAAAAAAAACGAAAGAGCACCAATATTTCCAGCCAAATACATACTTGGTTGTATCAACCGCTAACATAATGACCGCAGTGTGCTTTGGAAAGAGATATTCTTACGACGACGCAGAGTTCGCACAGGTGGTGGGAAGAAATGACCAATTCACCCAAACAGTGGGTGCTGGGAGCATGGTGGATGTGATGCCTTGGCTTCAGTATTTTCCCAACCCTATAAAAACAATTTTTGAAAACTTTAAAGACCTCAACAGGGAGTTCAGTAAATTCATCATTAATAAAGTTGTCGAGCATCGAAAGACCATTCATTCAAGCACAATCCGGGATATGACAGATGCTTTCATCATGGCATTGGACAAACAGGACAGCTCGTCGAGGATTTCGCCAGGCAAAGATTACGTGCCACCCACTATTGGAGATATATTTGGAGCAAGCCAAGACACATTGTCTACTGCACTCCAATGGATCATTCTAATTCTTGTGAG ATTTCCTCATATCCAACTTCGTCTCCAAGAGGAAGTGGACAAAGTGGTCGACCGGAGACGTCTGCCCACCATTGAGGACCAGCCACAGTTACCTTATGTGATGGCGTTCATCTACGAGGTGATGCGCTTTACCAGCTTCCTGCCGCTTACCATCCCGCACAGCACCATTGTCGACACCGACATCATGGGCTACACCATCCCCAAAGACACAGTTATCTTCATCAACCAATGGTCCAGCAACCACGACTCCACTAAGTGGACGCAACCGGAGACCTTTGATCCCTTACGTTTCCTTGACCACAGTGGCTCGCTGAACAAGGACCGTGCCAGTAGCGTGCTCATCTTCTCATTGGGTAAGCGACGGTGCATTGGAGAGGAGCTGTCCAAGATGCAGATGTTCCTATTTACATCATTGCTGGTGCACCAGGTCCACTTTAGTCCTGATCCAGACAATCCTCTCTCCATTGACTACACCTACGGACTGACCCTGAAGCCCAATAACTTCTACATTGCGGTGAATCTACGGGACAGCATTGAAGTCCTGGAGGAGTCTCAGGGGAATTTGGGCATCTCCCAATCAGACAGAGAATAG